The following coding sequences lie in one Sorghum bicolor cultivar BTx623 chromosome 6, Sorghum_bicolor_NCBIv3, whole genome shotgun sequence genomic window:
- the LOC110436454 gene encoding uncharacterized protein LOC110436454 — translation MATSSAAATGSSAFTFGFLPPVSEKLGRGNYNMWFAQVSSTIKGAQFGKYIRPDAVPPAAYLQGDADPATGKTPDPQPNPAYETWVTQDQQVLSYLFSSLSREVFSQVSAATTASELWAAIQAHHASQSRARIISTRMALATASKGSSSIADYFGKMKGLADDMAAAGKKLDDDDLVTYILTGLDDDFDNVVTSIATRVEPITIPELYAQLIAHEQRKGLNPPTGGHSANSATRNGRPGSFTKTRGGSRGGLGRGNGGHGRGGGNSGNGGSGHGRNFQPGVFCQICGKEGHPAHRCYKRFDSNYNGPPQKSASSVTPSSYGVDTNWYMDSGATDHITGDLERLTMRNKYHGGDQIHAADDAENVGENPPLNGEETGLNSATMSGYLMCSPAGDSAPLQVDSPAPAHGGAAGGPITSSSGLVANSSASAADPATSARSSVAVAAPHLPTPLSSMPQIDPTGEALRRCRRQQRSLPLDPLRLWLLRSLLRSLRPSSHPHVSRKGISKPKLRTDGTVRWCMHVKAPTREPTTLEEALGHKHWVTAMDNEYQALMKNKTWHLVPRPKEKNIVGCKWVYKIKRKADGTIDRYKARLVAKGFKQQYGIDYEETFSLVVKAATIRLILYIAVSKGWSLRQLDVQNAFLHGLLEEEVYMQQPPGYVDSVHSAYVCKLDKALYGLKQAPRAWYARLCQRLESLGFVASKANTSLFFYNHGGFSMFVLVYVVDIIVASSSSQATEALLRDLQRDFALKDLGDLHYFLGIEVNRVSDGLVLSQERYAANVLSRSGMDRAKAVDTPLSSTEKLSLNIGDPLGPDDSTRYRSVVGALQYLTLTRPDISFAVNKVCQYLHAPTIVHWSTVKRILRYISGTVKMGLKIRRSGSTLVSAFSDADWAGCVDDRRSTGGFVVFVGANIVSWMARKQATVSRSSTEAEYKALANATAEMMWVQKLLAELRIQHPSSARLWCDNLGAKYLSANPVFHARTKYIEIDFHFVRERVANKLLDIRFINSADQLADGFTKAISAVKMQQFRSNLGLVSG, via the exons ATGGCCacgtccagcgccgccgccaccggctCCTCGGCCTTCACCTTTGGCTTCCTTCCACCTGTCTCTGAGAAGCTTGGTCGCGGCAACTACAACATGTGGTTTGCCCAGGTCTCCTCCACCATCAAAGGCGCCCAGTTCGGCAAATACATCCGCCCGGATGCTGTCCCTCCCGCAGCGTACCTTCAAGGCGACGCCGATCCCGCCACCGGCAAGACACCCGATCCTCAACCCAATCCTGCGTATGAAACGTGGGTTACTCAGGACCAGCAGGTCCTCAGCTACCTCTTCTCGTCATTGTCGAGGGAGGTTTTCTCTCAGGTCTCCGCTGCCACTACTGCGTCTGAGCTTTGGGCAGCCATCCAGGCCCATCATGCCAGCCAATCCCGCGCTCGGATCATCTCCACCCGCATGGCCCTTGCTACTGCGTCCAAGGGCTCCTCCTCCATTGCTGATTATTTTGGCAAGATGAAAGGGCTGGCGGACGACATGGCTGCGGCGGGGAAGAAACTTGATGACGACGACCTCGTCACGTACATCCTCACCGGCCTCGACGACGACTTCGACAATGTGGTCACCTCCATCGCCACCAGggtggaacccatcaccataccCGAGTTGTATGCGCAACTCATCGCGCATGAGCAGCGCAAAGGGTTAAACCCACCGACAGGCGGTCACTCCGCAAACTCCGCCACTAGGAACGGCCGCCCCGGCTCCTTCACCAAGACTCGAGGTGGTAGCCGTGGAGGCCTTGGTCGTGGCAATGGCGGCCACGGCCGCGGTGGCGGCAACAGCGGCAATGGGGGCAGCGGCCATGGTCGCAACTTCCAGCCAGGTGTGTTCTGTCAGATTTGTGGCAAAGAAGGACATCCCGCTCATCGCTGCTACAAGAGGTTCGACTCCAACTACAATGGACCGCCACAAAAGAGTGCGTCTTCGGTCACTCCCAGTTCGTACGGTGTAGATACGAATTGGTACATGGATTCTGGGGCTACGGATCACATCACAGGTGATCTGGAACGCCTGACGATGCGCAACAAGTATCACGGTGGTGACCAGATTCATGCTGCCGACGACGCAG AAAATGTAGGTGAAAATCCTCCTCTAAATGGAGAAGAAACAGGGTTGAATAGCGCCACCATGTCGGGATATCTTATGTGCTCCCCGGCTGGAGACAGCGCGCCCCTCCAGGTGGATTCTCCTGCCCCAGCGCACGGCGGCGCAGCAGGCGGTCCGATCACATCGTCTTCGGGATTGGTGGCAAACAGCTCTGCTTCCGCTGCTGATCCGGCTACCAGCGCGAGATCGTCCGTGGCCGTTGCTGCGCCACATCTCCCCACGCCTCTGAGTTCTATGCCACAGATTGATCCCACGGGGGAGGCGCTACGTCGATGCCGACGCCAACAGAGATCCTTGCCACTGGATCCTCTACGGCTGTGGCTACTGAGGTCGCTCCTACGATCTCTACGTCCCAGCAGCCATCCACACGTCTCTCGCAAAGGTATTTCAAAGCCTAAATTACGTACTGATGGCACTGTTCGTTGGTGTATGCATGTGAAAGCTCCAACAAGAGAACCGACAACCTTAGAAGAAGCTCTCGGTCATAAGCATTGGGTCACGGCTATGGATAATGAATATCAAGCATTGATGAAAAATAAGACATGGCATCTTGTGCCTCGCCctaaagagaaaaacattgttggcTGCAAATGGGTCTATAAGATCAAGCGCAAAGCAGATGGAACTATTGATCGATACAAGGCACGATTAGTTGCCAAAGGGTTTAAACAACAATATGGTATAGATTATGAAGAAACATTTAGCCTAGTTGTTAAGGCTGCAACTATCCGTCTTATTCTGTACATTGCTGTATCAAAAGGATGGTCTCTTCGACAACTTGATGTTCAGAATGCCTTCCTTCATGGTCTCTTAGAAGAGGAAGTCTACATGCAACAACCTCCAGGGTATGTAGATTCTGTTCATTCTGCATATGTTTGCAAACTCGATAAAGCACTCTATGGTTTGAAGCAGGCTCCAAGAGCTTGGTATGCCAGGCTGTGTCAGAGGTTGGAGTCGCTTGGTTTCGTGGCATCCAAAGCCAACACCTCACTGTTTTTCTATAACCATGGCGGATTCAGCATGTTTGTTCTTGTCTATGTGGTTGATATTATTGTTGCCAGTTCCTCTTCTCAAGCAACCGAGGCATTGCTAAGAGATCTGCAGCGTGACTTTGCTCTCAAGGACTTGGGTGATTTACACTATTTCTTAGGCATTGAGGTCAACCGAGTTTCGGATGGACTTGTTTTATCTCAGGAGCGCTATGCGGCAAATGTGCTATCCCGCTCAGGCATGGACAGAGCTAAGGCGGTGGACACACCTCTTTCCTCCACTGAGAAGCTCAGCCTTAATATAGGGGATCCTCTCGGGCCTGATGACTCTACACGATATAGGAGTGTGGTAGGTGCATTGCAGTACCTCACTCTTACTCGGCCAGACATTTCATTTGCAGTCAATAAGGTGTGTCAATACCTTCATGCCCCTACAATAGTTCATTGGAGCACGGTTAAAAGAATTTTGCGATATATCAGTGGCACTGTTAAAATGGGGCTAAAGATCAGACGATCTGGTTCAACTCTGGTCAGTGCATTCTCTGACGCTGATTGGGCCGGTTGTGTAGATGATCGTCGGTCTACAGGTGGTTTTGTTGTGTTCGTTGGTGCTAATATTGTCTCGTGGATGGCAAGAAAACAGGCGACAGTCTCCCGGTCCAGTACCGAGGCTGAATATAAAGCGCTAGCAAATGCCACTGCTGAGATGATGTGGGTACAGAAACTACTAGCAGAGTTGCGCATCCAGCATCCCTCCTCAGCAAGATTGTGGTGTGATAATCTTGGTGCCAAATACCTATCAGCAAATCCTGTTTTCCATGCACGAACGAAATATATAGAGATTGATTTCCACTTTGTCCGTGAACGGGTGGCAAACAAGTTACTTGATATCCGGTTTATAAATTCTGCTGATCAGCTTGCAGACGGTTTCACTAAGGCGATATCTGCAGTCAAGATGCAACAGTTTAGAAGCAATCTTGGCCTTGTTAGTGGCTAA
- the LOC8070983 gene encoding uncharacterized protein LOC8070983 — protein MALSSSSPVAVVAPCRFLSPIATTASRDLLSFAAAATRRRLLLSTTTTTIAAAMAAPASSCKVIDSHLHVWATPQQAKEEYPYFPGQEPTLRGDDEFLLECMSEAGVDGALIVQPINHMFDHSLVTSTLKKYPSKFIGCCLANPADDGSGIKQLEHLIVQEKYRAVRFNPNLWPAGQKMTNEVGRSLFSKAGELGAPVAILTMKGIGPYIQEIEELCRDYPATTVILDHMSFCKPPTNDEEEKALSSFLNLSRFPQVYVKYSALFRITREAYPYEDTAQLLSRAISHYGANRIMWGSDFPYVVPECGYKGAREAISLVAGKIPVSLSDLDWILGKTVSQLFQGAWVTP, from the exons ATGGCTTTATCGTCCTCATCACCAGTGGCTGTGGTTGCTCCGTGCAGGTTCCTGTCCCCCAtcgccaccaccgcctcccGCGACCTCCTCTCCTTCGCGGCCGCAGCAACAAGGAGGCGGCTGCTcctctccaccaccaccaccaccattgcCGCCGCCATGGCCGCTCCTGCTTCCTCCTGCAAGGTCATCGATTCCCACCTCCACGTCTGGGCCACGCCACAGCAG GCCAAGGAGGAGTACCCCTACTTCCCAGGCCAGGAACCCACGCTCCGTGGCGACGACGAATTCTTGCTCGAG TGTATGAGTGAAGCTGGAGTGGACGGGGCTCTCATTGTTCAACCTATTAATCATATGTTTGATCATTCTTTGGTAACTAG TACGTTGAAGAAATATCCATCCAAGTTCATTGGTTGCTGTCTTGCGAATCCTGCAGACGATGGGAGTGGGATTAAACAGCTTGAACACCTGATTGTACAA GAAAAATACCGTGCTGTGAGGTTCAACCCAAACTTATGGCCAGCTGGTCAAAAG ATGACCAATGAGGTCGGAAGGTCATTATTTTCGAAGGCAGGAGAACTTGGAGCGCCAGTTGCAATACTGACAATGAAG GGAATTGGTCCATATATTCAAGAAATAGAGGAGCTCTGTAGGGATTATCCTGCAACTACTGTTATTCTTGATCATATGTCTTTCTGCAAGCCACCAAC GAACGATGAAGAAGAGAAGGCACTCTCTTCATTTCTAAACTTATCTAGATTCCCACAG GTTTATGTCAAATACAGTGCTCTTTTCCGCATCACAAGAGAGGCATATCCATATGAAGACACTGCTCAGCTTCTTTCCCGTGCGATATCTCACTATGGAGCCAATCGAATAATGTGGGGAAG TGACTTTCCCTATGTTGTTCCTGAATGTGGCTACAAAGGAGCAAGGGAGGCAATTTCTCTTGTCGCAGGCAAGATACCTGTTTCCCTGTCAGATTTGGATTGGATCTTGGGGAAAACGGTGAGCCAACTATTCCAAGGTGCATGGGTTACTCCATGA